In Planifilum fimeticola, the genomic window ACCCGTCTCCGGTCAATAGCTGGCGAAACGGCGCCCCTTTTCCACATCTTCCTGTACGGATCGAATCCGGTCCACCGAAAGATCTGCCAACCGCTGTTCCACAATCTTTCCCTTCTCCTGATCGACGACCAACACCGCCTCGCTCACCTTTTCGGACAGTTCCCGGGCCCTTTCCGACCGAAACGGCCCGCGGCCGAATCGATCGGCGTACCGCAGTTCGTCCTTGTTCCAGACGGCGGCGTCGATCTTTCCTTCCCTCAGCATGTCGAGCAGCTGCATGTAGTTCACTTCGACCAGTTCCACATCCAAACCGCGGCACTCATAGGATGTCAGCAGATATTGGTCCGCCGAGGTGTAATCGATGCCGACGCGCATCCCGTCGCGGATGGCGGTTTCGGCGGGATCGGCAAAGAAGATTTCGTGACCGGATACGTAGGACCCTGGCCCCAGGCGCTTCACGATGTGCAATCCCGGACGCTGCTGTCTGTGCATCTCCACCGCCAAACCGGAAACCACCGCAAAATCGTACCGGCCCGATTGCAGCGCATCGATGCGGTGGGTCGAACCGCGCATGAAGGCCAGATTAAAGGGGACGTTGATCTCCCGGAAGGCTTCCACCAGACCGGTCGCCAGCCCCTCATACTTTCGCGAATAAGGAAGGGGCATAACCCCGACCACGTGGGACATCCCGGCGATTTCCCACAGGGCCTGATCGTCCTTGCGGCTCAAAAACGTTCCCAGGTGGCCCTTGGACTCCAGCTGAATCGCGCCCATCTCCTCCAACAGCCGCAGCGCCCCCTGAACCGTCCCCCTTCCCAGGGACAATTCATCGGCAAAATCGCTGATCCGCGGAATGCGCTCCCCCGGCTTGACGGACAAGAGGTGACGGGCGATTTCCCTCGCGGCCAACCCGTTTTTGGTGTACATTCGATCGGATAATGTCATGGTTCACTTCCTGAACTTCTACAAAATACGGTTTTTTGTATTCAATTTGAATGTATCATTTCCCGCTTCTCTGTGCAAGAAAAATTTCCCGGAGCAGGTCCCGAACACCGCTCACCTTCCGTCTCCGGGCGGGGGAAAACCGACCTCACCCCGGCAAAGAGCCGAGCGGGTGATCAAAAGCGGATGTATTGAAGACAAATCCGCGATGCGGAAGACGATTTCATCCCCCCTCCAAATAAAAAACGCCGACCTCCCTCTTGAGGCCGACGGTGCGCTTCAACAATCATTTCAGAATGTCGTGGTCCACGTACCGCTCGCCGTTCAACTCGCTGATCACGTTAATCGCCACTTTGGCTCCGTCTCCAGCCGTGATGATGGTGTGAACGCTCACTCCGGCGCAGGTTCCGGCAGCCCAGATGCCCTCGATGTTGGTTTTGCCCTCGGCATCCACCTTGAGCACCTTGGG contains:
- the yhfZ gene encoding GntR family transcriptional regulator YhfZ, whose translation is MTLSDRMYTKNGLAAREIARHLLSVKPGERIPRISDFADELSLGRGTVQGALRLLEEMGAIQLESKGHLGTFLSRKDDQALWEIAGMSHVVGVMPLPYSRKYEGLATGLVEAFREINVPFNLAFMRGSTHRIDALQSGRYDFAVVSGLAVEMHRQQRPGLHIVKRLGPGSYVSGHEIFFADPAETAIRDGMRVGIDYTSADQYLLTSYECRGLDVELVEVNYMQLLDMLREGKIDAAVWNKDELRYADRFGRGPFRSERARELSEKVSEAVLVVDQEKGKIVEQRLADLSVDRIRSVQEDVEKGRRFASY